A region from the Maledivibacter sp. genome encodes:
- a CDS encoding C-GCAxxG-C-C family protein produces MLKKLIEDGFGKAEDLNCAEKILYGANEAYDLGLDKESLKLAAGFGGGMGIEGTCGALTASIMVLSKLFVENNAHASDNIKALTTELLNTYKLKMGDIDCKSLKENYRSPSSGCHKVILKASENLDDIVRRELQL; encoded by the coding sequence ATGTTAAAAAAACTAATTGAAGATGGCTTTGGTAAAGCTGAAGATTTAAACTGTGCTGAAAAAATTCTATATGGAGCAAATGAAGCATATGACCTAGGTTTAGATAAAGAATCTTTGAAGCTGGCAGCAGGCTTTGGCGGGGGTATGGGTATTGAAGGTACTTGTGGAGCATTAACAGCTTCTATCATGGTTTTGAGTAAATTATTTGTTGAAAATAATGCCCATGCAAGCGATAATATAAAAGCTTTAACTACAGAATTATTAAATACATACAAATTAAAAATGGGAGACATTGATTGTAAGTCTCTCAAAGAAAATTACAGATCTCCATCATCTGGATGTCATAAAGTAATACTGAAGGCCTCAGAGAATTTAGATGATATAGTAAGACGCGAGCTTCAATTATAA
- a CDS encoding sulfite exporter TauE/SafE family protein — protein sequence MTNEILTIIMGFLIILSAGFIQGATSFGFSLLSVPLLGLLLPLKIIVPMLIIYSLIMNSIILYQIRQDVKLKRIALLVISAVIATPIGANLLMNLNEGVLKIIVGVIVTISALFLHFGYKAKINNEKLAHLSVGFISGMLNGSVSISGPPVILFLTNQDAPKQVFRATLTAYFWILNIMTVIIFIYKGLITVEVLRYTGYLLPALIIGVLIGVKVGNKVKEESFKKLTTVLIILMGILSIVSGIS from the coding sequence ATGACTAATGAAATTTTGACAATAATTATGGGTTTTTTGATTATCCTTTCGGCAGGATTCATTCAAGGGGCAACTAGCTTTGGATTTTCATTATTATCAGTGCCTCTTCTAGGATTACTTCTACCGTTGAAGATAATAGTTCCGATGCTCATAATATATAGCCTAATAATGAACTCTATTATTCTTTATCAGATTAGACAAGATGTCAAATTAAAAAGAATAGCTTTATTGGTTATTTCGGCCGTCATAGCTACACCAATAGGAGCAAATTTACTTATGAATTTGAATGAAGGAGTACTAAAGATAATAGTGGGTGTAATTGTAACTATATCAGCACTTTTCCTTCATTTTGGATATAAGGCTAAGATTAATAATGAAAAGTTAGCTCATTTATCGGTTGGCTTTATTAGTGGGATGTTAAATGGGAGTGTCAGTATAAGTGGGCCACCAGTGATATTATTTTTAACTAATCAAGATGCTCCAAAACAAGTTTTTAGAGCGACTTTGACTGCTTATTTTTGGATACTCAATATTATGACTGTAATAATATTTATTTATAAGGGATTGATTACTGTTGAAGTGCTGAGGTATACTGGGTACTTATTACCAGCACTTATTATAGGAGTTTTAATTGGAGTTAAAGTAGGAAATAAAGTTAAGGAAGAGTCGTTTAAAAAACTAACTACGGTATTAATAATTCTAATGGGGATATTGTCAATAGTTTCGGGAATAAGTTAA
- a CDS encoding DUF4173 domain-containing protein translates to MGVKKIQALIINRDKILLKDSNDKSINRNSFITICVDENEDMVGAIKGEIRKLLNLDCKITFKFNKDKNSEVTTFLIDLSDKEIEACNRNSLCEDEGLEHLIWVDLRDKNYYSSYEYQYIKLLLEECIKLQYQASWTKIIAEVYFNDFASINYLNRSYLTNHRKEKDLQAGLQEKIKVMLMAFILGILFNYFFIWDSIGISAVVFILAVIGFSVYSNYAKMDLNKRLGWMFLIPIIFLSFTYSIYNNWVLRSLNAIIIPILITSYIIIIRYENIKDIKVAFFNKIFRRIFNTSFSTAPKFFSFVKELIKNRRGIEENSTKKNIIKGLIISIPLLLIIVSLLTSADMMFKYYVENIGNNMMGLNPGSLIGHSLVIVIITLYTFGFIWSLNYDYKEDYIQKNNNAFPKWEPVTIITIIFVICVVYLLFSIVQFSYLYGGAKNILPSGFTYAEYARKGFFELVLVTLINFALLAISIKLTNRDNPKINKITNTAYSFLILFTFNMLFSANYKMNMYEMAFGFTRLRIFVQVFMLLLGILLLIVLLGIWIKRVPMLKSAIIATMIVYIVLNYANIDKIIAKKNIDRYRATQKIDMMYLKKLSYDAYGEIIKLMDIGSKHDKLSIKRHINYEKEKLIKEYDHWYEFNYYKYKLLRILEYK, encoded by the coding sequence GTGGGAGTAAAAAAAATTCAAGCACTGATCATAAATAGAGATAAAATTTTACTAAAGGATAGTAATGATAAATCTATAAATAGAAATTCCTTTATAACCATATGTGTAGATGAAAATGAAGATATGGTCGGGGCAATTAAGGGTGAAATTAGAAAACTATTAAATTTAGATTGTAAAATAACTTTTAAATTCAATAAAGACAAAAATAGTGAAGTTACTACTTTTCTTATTGATCTAAGCGATAAAGAAATTGAAGCCTGTAATCGTAATAGCCTATGTGAGGACGAGGGCCTAGAGCATCTAATATGGGTAGATTTAAGGGATAAAAATTATTACAGCAGTTATGAGTATCAATACATAAAGCTTCTTTTAGAGGAATGCATTAAATTACAATACCAAGCTTCCTGGACTAAGATTATTGCTGAGGTTTATTTTAATGATTTTGCTTCTATTAATTATTTAAATCGAAGTTATTTAACGAATCATAGAAAAGAAAAGGATTTGCAGGCAGGTTTACAGGAAAAAATAAAGGTCATGCTTATGGCTTTTATTCTAGGGATATTATTTAATTATTTCTTTATTTGGGATTCAATAGGTATATCAGCTGTAGTTTTCATTTTGGCTGTGATTGGATTCTCAGTATACTCAAATTATGCTAAGATGGATTTGAATAAAAGGTTAGGATGGATGTTTTTGATACCTATTATTTTTTTGTCTTTTACCTATAGCATATATAATAATTGGGTCTTAAGATCATTAAATGCTATCATAATTCCAATTTTGATTACAAGCTATATAATCATTATAAGATATGAAAATATAAAGGATATTAAAGTTGCTTTTTTCAATAAGATATTTAGAAGGATTTTCAATACATCTTTTAGTACAGCACCTAAGTTTTTTTCCTTTGTTAAAGAATTGATTAAAAACAGAAGAGGTATTGAAGAAAATTCAACAAAGAAAAATATCATCAAGGGTTTAATAATATCTATACCTTTACTATTGATTATTGTATCTTTATTAACCTCAGCGGATATGATGTTTAAATATTATGTTGAGAATATAGGAAATAATATGATGGGTCTAAACCCAGGGAGTTTAATAGGACACTCTTTAGTGATAGTGATTATTACATTATATACCTTTGGCTTTATATGGAGTTTGAACTATGACTATAAAGAAGATTATATTCAGAAAAACAACAATGCCTTTCCAAAATGGGAGCCGGTAACCATCATAACCATAATTTTTGTCATATGTGTTGTGTACCTATTGTTTTCAATAGTACAGTTTTCTTATCTTTACGGGGGAGCAAAAAACATTCTTCCTAGTGGCTTTACCTATGCAGAATATGCAAGGAAAGGATTTTTTGAGCTGGTTCTTGTTACATTGATTAATTTCGCTTTATTAGCTATTAGCATTAAGCTTACTAATAGGGATAATCCGAAGATAAATAAAATAACTAATACAGCCTACAGCTTTCTAATTTTATTCACATTTAACATGCTGTTTTCTGCAAACTATAAGATGAACATGTATGAAATGGCATTTGGATTTACACGCTTAAGAATATTTGTTCAAGTATTCATGCTTTTATTGGGAATACTGCTTTTGATAGTACTATTGGGAATATGGATAAAAAGAGTTCCCATGTTAAAATCAGCTATAATAGCCACTATGATTGTATATATAGTACTTAACTATGCAAATATAGATAAAATCATAGCCAAGAAAAATATTGATAGATACAGGGCGACTCAAAAAATTGACATGATGTATCTTAAAAAGTTATCCTATGATGCATATGGAGAGATAATAAAATTGATGGATATAGGAAGTAAACATGATAAGCTTAGTATTAAGCGACATATAAATTATGAAAAGGAAAAATTAATCAAAGAATATGACCATTGGTATGAGTTTAATTATTATAAGTATAAATTATTAAGAATATTAGAATATAAGTAA